From Chrysemys picta bellii isolate R12L10 chromosome 1, ASM1138683v2, whole genome shotgun sequence:
TCAGCATGTGCTGAGGGAAGGAGACGCAGCCAGGGTTCAGGTGAGCCGGGGCAGTTTAGATTAAAGCTAATCCAGGATCTTTCTAAATAGgagatttttaaagtaaatgtaaaGCTTGGGACAAAATCTGCTGTCAATTACACTTGTGTAAACCTGGAATGATTCTGGATTCACACCCGTATTAGTGAGAGCAGAGTGAGGCTGGTCATTTAGAAGAGAACTATTTAATTCCATCAAAAGACAAAAAATGATGTGAAGAAAGCACTGAGTATTCCAAAAATCAGGGGTGTTTGGGTTACACACAGAGCCATAGTTCTCTCCCCTGGTGCAATTGCATTGTGAGAGATTCTCTATTGTGTAACTCTGTTATCATGGGAGATTTCAGTCTGGGGGACATATGTTTTGGCAGAGAGGCAAGTAATGATTAGGACAGGGCAGTCCTATAAAACGATCTCAATCGCTTGCTAAACTGGGCTCACTTGAGCAACGTGCAGTTGATTACAACTAAATGCGAGGTCCTACATCGAGGAACCAAGGCTGTAgatcatacttacaggatggggggctcTGTTTTAGAAAGCACTGACTCAAAAGAGAACTCAGAGTGATGATGTGTAACCAGCTGTACATGAGGTCCCACTGCAGTGTGGTGATGGAGACAACAAGTGACCTCCTTGAATGTACAAGCAGGGGAATAGGAAGTGGAAATAGAGAGGTGTGAAGCTTGGAGAGACCATCATTGGGCACTGTTTCTAGGTccggtgtccacacttcaaaaaggttGTTAACAGATTGAAAAGGGTTCAGAGCaggtgatcagaatggtcccttcttgccttaaaatctatgactccaTAATTATTTGATCACAATTTTTTCTCAGTTGgtgaaataattaataattttttcTACAACCTTACGTCAGTATGGCTTGTAGCAGCTTGTAATAATTTTCCCTTTGTGAAAATAGTCTCTGCATCTCTGTTCATTTGGACTTTTTATATCATAACATTTCTTCTCTTCAAAGTCTGTTTTGAATACATGTGACTTTTCTTAAGAggctttggtgaggaaccttgtcaaaggctttctgaaagcccaattacactatagccactggatcacccttgtccagatGTCTGTTGACCTCCTCAACGAATTCTACTAGATTGGTGAGAGATGATTCTGTTCTTTAATATCATTTCAACCTATTTGCCTGGCtctgaagttaggctcactaGGCTGTAATTGCcggatcacctctggaaccttCTTTAAAAATCGGCATCACATTTGCTATTtgtcagtcatctggtacaaaggatgatttaagtgataggtcacATACCCgggttagtagttctgcaattagatatttgagttcctttagaattcctgggtgaatcccatctggtcctggtgacttattactgtttaatttatcagtttgttccaaaacctcctctgctgacacctgggacagttcctcagatttgtcacctaaaaaaaacaGTTCAGTTATCCCAGAAGTCGGTGGGGAGTTCttcccctgacttcaatgggagcgggATCAGACTCATAGgttctttggctatgtctacgcAGCGAGCGGCAGTTAGTCTCACAGCTCGGGTTGACAGATGCAGGCTTGTGCTTCTCGAggatagctgtgtagatgttgagGCTCGGGCTCTGAAGCTGAGATCAAAATAGCACTACTCATGCATGTTCCCGATGTACTACGTACATCCAGGCTGAAAACCCAGAATGTGCTGCTGAATGTACCAGGCACATCTTGCTACATGCAGCTTAACATGCCAGATATTTCTAGGCTGAAAATATGTGCCGTAGGTACTTCACGGGAGAATGCACACTAAACAATATGCATCTTCTAGTAGCAAGATACACCAGGTAGGATATTTGTAACCAAGTGGGGTTCGTAACTCATGACTTGTAATGACATTCTAAGAACTTTAAatgattttgcacagaaaaatatAAGTGTTTGTATGATTAGTATTGCAACATGACTGATGAACTCAGAAAGAGGTCAATCCACTTCTTCCAGAGCTGAGACTGGCCCCTAGCATGTATTTAATTTACAGAGTCTGTTCATTTCACGTGTTATGTTTTATTGAAAGGAAAGACATTGATGTGAGACTTGCAAAAGATGCCACAACAAGACAACCTGTCAGATTCGAACAGCACAGGCTCTGATCCATCAGTGTTCTTCCTGACAGGCATCCCGGGGCTGGAATCTCTGCacctctggatctccatccccttctcctCAGTGTTCACCGTGGCCCTTCTAGGAAACTGCACCCTCTTGTATGTTATCAAGACAGAGCCCTCCCTACACAAGCCCATGTTCTATTTCCTCACCATGCTGGCCGTCATCGACCTGGTTTTATCCACAACCACCGTGCCGAAAatactgagcatcttctggtttaattccagggagatcagctTAAACGGCTGCCTGGTGCAGATGTTTTTCCTTCACTCGTTCTCCATCATGCAgactgctctgctgctggccatggccTTCGACAGGtacgtggccatctgcaaccCCCTGCGGTATGCCACCATCCTGACCAACTCAGTGATAGCAAAGATCGGGCTGGCGGCTTTTGCCCGGGCTGTTCTCCTagtgctccctctgcccttcGTCCTCAGGAGGCTGCCCTACTGCGGGTCACACATCATCTCCCATTGCTACTGTGAGCACATGGCCGTGGTCAATCTGGCCTGTGCTGACACCAGGTTCAATAACATCTATGGGATCATTGTTGCTTTCTTCATTGTGGGGCTGGATCTGATGTTCATCTCCCTATCGTATGTCAAGATTCTAAGGGCTGTCTTAAGCCTGGCATCCAAGGAAGAGAAACTCAAGGCTTTTAGCACCTGTGTTGCCCACCTTTGGGCCATCTTAGTGGCCTACACACCAGTGGTTCTCTCCTCAATAATTTACAGGTTCGGCCACCCAGTCCCCCCACACGTACACATCCTGCTGGCCAATTTCTACCTCCTCTTTCCTCCCATGATGAACCCCATCGTGTACGGTGTGAAAACCAAACAGATTCGTGACCGGGTGCTTCTCCTGTTCCGATGGAAAAGCTTCTAGGCTGACCAGGAGGGGGCTGCTGAGCGatcaggaagcagaggagaggtTTTCTGAGTAACTTAGACAGCATGTTTCTGGGGGCTTTGTGTACGCTGGGATGGGAACTCCACCTCCAACTCACAGGGAGCCATACACCGTCCCCTACACGAGCTTAGCGCTGC
This genomic window contains:
- the LOC135984177 gene encoding olfactory receptor 52K1-like; translated protein: MPQQDNLSDSNSTGSDPSVFFLTGIPGLESLHLWISIPFSSVFTVALLGNCTLLYVIKTEPSLHKPMFYFLTMLAVIDLVLSTTTVPKILSIFWFNSREISLNGCLVQMFFLHSFSIMQTALLLAMAFDRYVAICNPLRYATILTNSVIAKIGLAAFARAVLLVLPLPFVLRRLPYCGSHIISHCYCEHMAVVNLACADTRFNNIYGIIVAFFIVGLDLMFISLSYVKILRAVLSLASKEEKLKAFSTCVAHLWAILVAYTPVVLSSIIYRFGHPVPPHVHILLANFYLLFPPMMNPIVYGVKTKQIRDRVLLLFRWKSF